The sequence TGCTTGCCTTAGCTTTAAGTACTCTATACTCTTTAGGAGTCGGCTTGCTGGGGCCAATATACCCAATATTTGTTATTAATCGGTTTTCCGCTACAGTTATGGACGTAGGCTTGTTGTACGCGTTTTTCTGTGGTGTGGCAGCACTCTTCAAGACGGCTGCTGGAAGGCTTACAGACGTCTATGGTAAGGAGAGGGTCTTTTTTGCTGGAGTGATGATGGGTGCGCTGTGTTCTTTGGGCTACATTTACGTGCCAAACATGACGGGCCTTTACATGATTGAATTCCTGTTTGGGGTTTCTTATGCGCTGCAACGTCCCTCAATCTTAGCGTTGATGGTGGATTTGGGCAAGAAAAAGAAAAGCGGTACAATCCTCGGAATGTTTGAATCCATATATGACATTACAGAAGCGGTTGCAGCGCTATTATCCACGGTAGTAGCCACAAAGATAGGGTTTGAAACATTGTTCTTCATATGTTCCGGCTGCCAAGCCACAACGGGAATATTTGTACTTAAATGTAAACGTTAAGGTTATTATGGAGAACTAAAGCTTAAATGCTTGAAGACACGCGAAGCCCGGTGGTGTAGCGGTCAAGCATGGGGGCCTCTGGAGCCCTTGACGGGAGTTCGAATCTCCCCCGGGCTACCAAAACTCTCGGCAACTATTCTAGCTTTTGGGTAAAAGTAATATGCCTCATAATCGGTTCAGTACTTATGGCCTTGGCTGATGTTGCTAGAAATTCTGATGCTTCCAAGATAAAGAAAAAGTTTATTGAGCGAATAATTATAAGTTTTTTGGACATCGTGATTATGGCGCATTTCAAGGATAGAGCTTTCAGCGGCTATGACGTTTTAGTTTTTGTCCAAAAACAGTTTGGTTTACTTTTAAGCCCGGGAACAGTATATTCTAGGCTGTATTCCATGGAAAGGGAAGGCTTAATTAAACTTGTAGTTAAGAAAGGAAGGAAGAGAGTATACAGAGTTACTGAGCTGGGAAAAATGATGGTTGACGTTACTACGTCCATGGATGAGATGAAATTTTTTATCGCAAAAATTTTTGAAGGATAATCGCTTGCACGTTTTCGAATCGTGTTGTGACCTTTTACAAGCTTATACAATGTAGTATTTTACGACTTTGCTTAGGCTTTTAGGCATCTCATAGGTTTCCATAAGCCTTCTCAGGGTTTGTATTAGTGCTGGTTGAGCGCGGACAAGGTCCGTTAATGTTATTAAGCCTACAAGTTTATAGTCTTCGACAACTGGAAGCTTTTTGACTTTATGTTTGAACATGAGTTCTATAGCGGTTTCAAGGCTGGCTTCCGGGCTTATGGTTATTGGTGGTTTAGACATTACTTCTCCAACGCGTGTTTCTTCAGGTTTTCTGCCTTCGTCAACCACTCGTTTAAGCACGTCTCTTTCGGTTAAAATTCCGACAACGCGGCCGGCTTCAACCACTATTAGACAACCAATTTCAAAGTCGTTCATAACCCTTACAGCTTTTCTAACGTTAACGTTAGGTTCAATGGTTACAACGTCTGTCACCATAACATCTTTCACTAACAGCAAACTTGGAACCTCAAAAACTGTATAATTGCAGAGTTTAAAATGTTTTCACAGAAAGAGGCTGTTTTTCTTTATGCAATCTTCAATGGTTTTTTCTAATGCTTCTAATGGTTCGCATCCTTCTTGGAATATGAAACTATAAAGCTTCGTATAGTGGAGTTTTACTTCAACGTAGTATTCTCTTAAACACTTCCATGGGGGCTCTATCTCAGTTCCAGCTTTTAAACCAGGACAGCATGTGTCCAAATAGATTGTTTCGCTATTACTTGGACTATAGGGCATGAAGGGATATAGCCTACACCTCATGGGACGGATGGGATAAATACTGCAGAAGGGCAATTCATCTTTATATTCGAGGAAGATACATGTGCCATCTGCTTTGCCGCGTAGCGTCGGAACCGCCAGCATATCAGCTATGACAGCCACCACATATTTGCCTTTAAGCTTCCACCAGTCCACGTTAAGAAAACAGGCTATGCGATGTATGTCAAAGGCTGTAAGTCCCACGTTTGGGCCATTGCTACAGCACCGCCCGCATCTTAAACATTTAAAATGGGTCTTTTCTCCAAGCTTAAGCTTGGCATAATGGGGGTTCATACACACCAAGCCAAATTTTACGCTAAAATAACTTTTACTCTCTAAAATTCAAATTCATAAGATAGTCCTTCCCGTTCGAGGAGTTTTGTTAACTCCCTTTTCTTTTGCTGGAAATACTCGGGAGTCATGGCGTACTCAAGGCCATGCCGCCTATAAATCCAGTTTGCATATTGATAGTTCATCTTGTCCACCAGCACATAGTCTGCTTTACCAACAATTGCTTCGATCAAGCCTTCAGCTTTAGGCAGTAAGGGCGCAATCATGACACATGTTTTAATACCGGCTGAATGTAGCTTCTCCAAAGCATCTAACCGTTCCTTAATGGATGGTGCTTTAGGTTCGAAAATTTGTTTAATCCCTTCGTCGGCTGTTGTTATAGTTAAGATGACTTCAACGTTGCCATGACCTTTTAGGAGGGCCATGTCACGCAGTATAAGGGTTGATTTTGTCTGTATAGTGACTGGCCACCCCTTCTTCAACAAAATTTCAATGCATCTTCTCGTTATGTTGTACCGTCTTTCTAACGGCTGGTAAGGATCGCATAGCCCGCTAACCCAAACTCTTCCAACTTTCTTATGGCGTATTTCCCGTTGAAGTAGTGTGGGCGCGTTAATTTTCACGTCTACAAATTCGCCCCATGGCTCCATGTGGTTTGTGAACCTCTTAATATAGCGAGCATAGCAGTAGGTGCAACCGTGTTCACAACCGACGTAGGGGTTGATAACGTAATCTAGAACTTTTGATTTGGATAGAATGGTTTTTGCATAGATTTCTTTAATTATCATGGATTTTCATAGGTGCTTCTGAAATTTTACTATGTCCCTATGATAGTTGCTGTAGAGAGCGGCCACTGGGTTGTGGCCTAAAAGCCTATCCTTCACAATTAAGGTTGTTACTGGAGCTTTTGAATGCATGGTGAAAAGCATGTCGTGACCCACACATAAGCCGACAATGATGTTTATGTCTGTTTTAGCCTCGTTTAAAAGCTGTGCTTGAACAATGGGGTTGCATGCAGCCTCAAATGCGGATGGGTTGCCGATTTTGTAGTCTTTATTTACGCCGAGTTCTGTTTTGTCTATGGCGCCGCATTTGCAGCGAACAGACGCAACGGTAAACCCAGCTTCTTCGAGAATCGCCACCGTTCTAGCCGCTTCATCTTGAAGCCCAGCGCAGAAAGCCACCCCAAGTTTTTTGGCATTTATCAGTTTAGCGAATTCTATAAGTTCCCTTATTCTTGGGCGAACAGCCATCAAAACACCTCTAACAACTTGGTAGGCCTCTTTCTCAGTGATTGTGGCTGGAACGTAAATTCGCTTTACCTCGTCTTCCACGTATTTTTTAATTGCTGATTGAATTGTTTCTTTGCTGTTTTTCATAGGACAAAAGCTTGGGAGCAGTTTCTCGTCAACCTTTTCCAGCGGCATGCGACTGCAGTAAAAGCTTGAGCATTTACCACATTGAGGATAAACCATCATGCACCCTCATAGAGCCTCAATAGCGTGAATGTTTATGATACTTTTCCTCTGAAGAAAAATTAAGAGATGATGTTAAGCCCTTTATTCGACTCCCCACTTTTTGGTTACTTTTACTATGATGAAGATTACGAACGCTACTAGAATGAATGTTATCAATGCGCCTATGAAATGACCTATGCGGAAAGGTCCAAGTGTGAAGGCTTCCCATTCTACTCCCGGTAGCACCAACGTTATTATTGGCATGATTATATCGTTTACTAGAGCTTGAACTAAAGCGCCCAAATACAAGCCGAGAATGAAGGCTACAGCCATTCCCATGACCTTGTATTTAGAAATGAAGTCCATAAACTCCTTCCATAAGCCCTTTGGCGGTGGCGGTGGTGGTGGCGGTGGTTTAGGTTCTAACAAGGCTTTTATCTCCTTTAAAACTTGGAGTATTTCTTCATCTCTTGCTTTAGATTTGGACAAAGTTTCACCGTTTTATTATACTGTTGGTTGTCAATTTAACATTTGCCGTATTTCTTACATGTCGTGAGGCTTGTCTCCGTTTAGATGTAATCTAAATTTTGCCTTCGTAACTTAAATAATGGCCTAATAAATTAGACTGAGGAACGTTTTGGAGCCACATAACCTCACGAGGCAGCCAAACAACCTACGCAAGTGAATGGATAAAACTGGCACGTGGACTGTACAACTTTACTTTCGCAACGGCCGGTTTTAGGTTCCATGGAAGTTTATGTTA comes from Candidatus Bathyarchaeota archaeon and encodes:
- a CDS encoding CBS domain-containing protein, with the protein product MLLVKDVMVTDVVTIEPNVNVRKAVRVMNDFEIGCLIVVEAGRVVGILTERDVLKRVVDEGRKPEETRVGEVMSKPPITISPEASLETAIELMFKHKVKKLPVVEDYKLVGLITLTDLVRAQPALIQTLRRLMETYEMPKSLSKVVKYYIV
- a CDS encoding DUF1847 domain-containing protein, whose protein sequence is MVYPQCGKCSSFYCSRMPLEKVDEKLLPSFCPMKNSKETIQSAIKKYVEDEVKRIYVPATITEKEAYQVVRGVLMAVRPRIRELIEFAKLINAKKLGVAFCAGLQDEAARTVAILEEAGFTVASVRCKCGAIDKTELGVNKDYKIGNPSAFEAACNPIVQAQLLNEAKTDINIIVGLCVGHDMLFTMHSKAPVTTLIVKDRLLGHNPVAALYSNYHRDIVKFQKHL
- a CDS encoding MscL family protein, with product MDFISKYKVMGMAVAFILGLYLGALVQALVNDIIMPIITLVLPGVEWEAFTLGPFRIGHFIGALITFILVAFVIFIIVKVTKKWGVE
- a CDS encoding YkgJ family cysteine cluster protein, with product MNPHYAKLKLGEKTHFKCLRCGRCCSNGPNVGLTAFDIHRIACFLNVDWWKLKGKYVVAVIADMLAVPTLRGKADGTCIFLEYKDELPFCSIYPIRPMRCRLYPFMPYSPSNSETIYLDTCCPGLKAGTEIEPPWKCLREYYVEVKLHYTKLYSFIFQEGCEPLEALEKTIEDCIKKNSLFL
- a CDS encoding helix-turn-helix transcriptional regulator; amino-acid sequence: MALADVARNSDASKIKKKFIERIIISFLDIVIMAHFKDRAFSGYDVLVFVQKQFGLLLSPGTVYSRLYSMEREGLIKLVVKKGRKRVYRVTELGKMMVDVTTSMDEMKFFIAKIFEG
- a CDS encoding radical SAM protein gives rise to the protein MIIKEIYAKTILSKSKVLDYVINPYVGCEHGCTYCYARYIKRFTNHMEPWGEFVDVKINAPTLLQREIRHKKVGRVWVSGLCDPYQPLERRYNITRRCIEILLKKGWPVTIQTKSTLILRDMALLKGHGNVEVILTITTADEGIKQIFEPKAPSIKERLDALEKLHSAGIKTCVMIAPLLPKAEGLIEAIVGKADYVLVDKMNYQYANWIYRRHGLEYAMTPEYFQQKKRELTKLLEREGLSYEFEF
- a CDS encoding MFS transporter, coding for MLKSSRTLMLALALSTLYSLGVGLLGPIYPIFVINRFSATVMDVGLLYAFFCGVAALFKTAAGRLTDVYGKERVFFAGVMMGALCSLGYIYVPNMTGLYMIEFLFGVSYALQRPSILALMVDLGKKKKSGTILGMFESIYDITEAVAALLSTVVATKIGFETLFFICSGCQATTGIFVLKCKR